The Spirochaetota bacterium genome has a segment encoding these proteins:
- a CDS encoding XRE family transcriptional regulator encodes MRTQVKSEDYQNYLNDLAGYYGQQEKSEEKTFIGERLKRIREMQGISLEKLAKLSGVDERYLQEVENAKVFPDLGSIIRLSKTLRVATGIILDEESGYSYSVIRKEDRRDAHRTPSGTRENPQYLYQSLSTGVVSRHMESFIVTLPAGGSADELSSHDGEEFLFVLEGEMLIRLGKKEETLKEGDSIYYLSTVPHSLKSLGSGPAQVLAVVYTG; translated from the coding sequence ATGAGAACCCAGGTAAAGAGCGAAGATTACCAGAATTACCTCAACGACCTCGCCGGCTATTACGGCCAGCAGGAAAAAAGCGAGGAAAAGACCTTCATCGGCGAGCGGCTTAAGAGAATCCGCGAAATGCAGGGAATCTCGCTCGAAAAGCTCGCGAAGCTCTCGGGCGTCGACGAGCGGTATCTGCAGGAAGTCGAAAACGCAAAGGTATTCCCGGACCTGGGATCCATCATCCGATTATCAAAGACCCTTCGCGTCGCCACGGGGATTATCCTCGACGAGGAGTCCGGCTACAGCTACTCGGTCATCCGCAAGGAAGACCGGCGCGATGCGCACAGGACCCCGTCGGGCACCAGGGAGAACCCGCAATACCTCTACCAGTCCCTTTCGACCGGAGTGGTCTCGCGCCACATGGAATCGTTCATCGTCACCCTCCCGGCAGGGGGGAGCGCCGACGAGCTTTCCAGCCACGACGGCGAGGAATTCCTTTTTGTGCTGGAGGGAGAGATGTTGATCCGCCTGGGGAAAAAAGAAGAAACGCTGAAGGAAGGCGACAGTATCTATTATCTCTCAACGGTGCCCCATTCTCTGAAAAGCTTGGGGAGCGGCCCGGCGCAGGTGCTCGCGGTGGTGTATACGGGCTGA
- a CDS encoding acyl-CoA dehydrogenase family protein, giving the protein MVDFGLTEEQKLLRHNVREFAEHEIAPLAQILDETETFSTDLTGKMANMGLFGIVVSEEYGGPNMDYLSYCIAVEEISRVDGSHGATVAAANSLGIGPIYYFGSEEQKRQWLPRLCRGEILASFGLTEPGAGSDAGASRTNARLENGEWVINGSKIFITNSTSVMAGVCVVQAITGTRADGKKEVSCIMVPNGTPGFTAKKMTGKMMWRASDTGELYFDDCRVPEGNLIGERGEGFHQMLSTLDNGRLAIAAMGLGGAQGAFELALKYSKQRKQFGVPISTFQVNAFKLADMATEIEAARNLLYKACHLKDAGLPFSKHAAMAKLYCSEMMGRVVDEAVQLHGGYGLMREYNIERFYRDYKLLTIGEGTSEIQRTVISRAIGCYA; this is encoded by the coding sequence ATGGTCGACTTTGGTTTGACCGAGGAACAGAAGCTGCTCAGGCACAACGTCCGGGAGTTTGCCGAGCACGAGATCGCGCCGCTGGCGCAGATTCTGGACGAGACGGAAACGTTTTCCACCGACCTCACGGGGAAGATGGCGAACATGGGCCTTTTCGGCATAGTGGTCTCGGAGGAGTACGGAGGGCCGAACATGGATTATCTCTCCTACTGCATCGCGGTGGAGGAGATATCGAGGGTGGACGGTTCGCACGGGGCGACGGTGGCGGCGGCGAATTCGCTGGGCATAGGCCCCATCTACTATTTCGGAAGCGAGGAGCAGAAGCGCCAGTGGCTGCCGAGGCTCTGCCGCGGCGAGATACTCGCCTCGTTCGGGCTTACGGAGCCGGGGGCGGGTTCCGACGCCGGGGCGAGCAGGACCAATGCGCGCCTGGAGAACGGCGAGTGGGTGATAAACGGGAGCAAGATATTTATAACCAATTCGACCTCGGTGATGGCGGGCGTCTGCGTTGTGCAGGCGATAACCGGAACGAGGGCGGACGGCAAGAAGGAAGTGTCGTGCATCATGGTGCCCAACGGCACCCCCGGCTTTACGGCGAAGAAGATGACGGGCAAGATGATGTGGCGCGCCTCGGACACGGGCGAGCTGTATTTCGACGACTGCCGGGTCCCCGAGGGGAACCTGATCGGCGAGCGCGGCGAAGGCTTTCACCAGATGCTCTCAACGCTCGACAACGGCAGGCTCGCGATCGCCGCGATGGGGCTTGGCGGGGCGCAGGGTGCGTTCGAGCTCGCACTCAAGTACTCGAAGCAGCGCAAGCAGTTCGGCGTGCCCATCTCGACATTCCAGGTGAACGCCTTTAAGCTCGCCGATATGGCCACCGAGATCGAGGCGGCGCGCAATCTGTTGTACAAGGCCTGCCATCTTAAAGATGCGGGCCTGCCGTTCTCGAAACATGCGGCCATGGCCAAGCTCTACTGCTCGGAGATGATGGGCCGCGTGGTGGACGAGGCGGTGCAGCTGCACGGCGGGTACGGTCTCATGCGCGAGTACAATATCGAGCGCTTTTATCGCGATTACAAGCTCCTCACCATCGGCGAGGGGACGAGCGAGATTCAGCGCACGGTCATCTCGCGCGCTATCGGTTGTTATGCTTAA
- a CDS encoding SDR family oxidoreductase — protein MNYYDGKTVYITGGSSGIGLATAVLLASYGANVAIFARNKERLEKALAEIEGSKKSGSQRFAAESLDVSDNRGVKKAMAKAVKKFGAPDVLINSAGVAYCNDFENTSFEKFDEEIKIDLYGVWNVCEALVPVMKAKGAGHIVNISSLAGLVGVYGYTAYSAAKFGLIGFSESLRGELKPHNVNVSVLCPPDTDTPQLREENKTKPAETKAISGNAGLYQPDFVAKAMLKDTLKKKFVIIPGFEGKFTHIMKRLFPWLVEAVMDGAVKKVRRQAAKK, from the coding sequence ATGAACTATTATGATGGGAAAACGGTCTACATCACCGGCGGCTCGAGCGGTATCGGCCTCGCCACCGCGGTCCTGCTCGCGTCGTATGGCGCGAATGTGGCGATCTTCGCGCGGAACAAAGAGCGGCTGGAAAAGGCGCTTGCAGAGATAGAAGGCTCGAAGAAATCAGGCTCGCAGCGTTTCGCGGCCGAGTCGCTTGACGTTTCGGACAATCGAGGCGTGAAGAAGGCGATGGCGAAGGCGGTGAAAAAATTCGGCGCGCCGGACGTGCTTATCAACAGCGCCGGAGTGGCCTACTGCAACGATTTTGAAAATACCTCGTTCGAGAAGTTCGACGAGGAGATAAAAATCGACCTGTACGGCGTCTGGAACGTGTGCGAGGCGCTGGTGCCCGTGATGAAGGCGAAGGGCGCCGGACACATCGTGAACATCTCGTCGCTGGCGGGCCTGGTGGGCGTGTACGGCTACACGGCGTACAGCGCGGCCAAGTTCGGCCTGATCGGCTTTTCCGAGAGCCTGCGCGGCGAGCTGAAGCCGCATAACGTGAACGTTTCGGTGCTGTGCCCTCCCGATACGGACACGCCCCAGCTCCGGGAGGAGAACAAGACCAAGCCCGCCGAAACGAAGGCCATCTCCGGGAACGCCGGGCTGTACCAGCCGGACTTCGTGGCGAAGGCCATGCTGAAGGACACGCTGAAGAAAAAGTTCGTCATCATCCCGGGATTTGAAGGGAAGTTTACTCATATAATGAAGCGTTTGTTCCCTTGGCTGGTCGAGGCGGTCATGGACGGGGCGGTAAAAAAAGTACGCAGGCAGGCGGCGAAGAAATGA
- a CDS encoding thiolase domain-containing protein yields MGYRKVAVVGAGITKFVRRAQETGPEMSYLASKMALDQAGMKLKDVEMITMGSAPDAFDGVHMKGEYLLSGAGGNNKQYIRNFVGGGTGVFAPVHGWMHVASGACDVCLVVCSEKMSTIYPHPAGAFLTIFDHTTEQPLKPTLIWIFALEMRRYMETYGISKADIARVAVKNKNNALDHPSAQVAEVVTIEDVLNSEVLAEPVNRLDISPASDGAAAILLVSEDVAKRLTDKPVWIDGVGWNLDTAYWATKDLCYPRYVEKAARMAYDMAGIKEPHKEIQVAEPYDPFDYKELHHMEGLLLCARGDAARLTAEGYTARTGNLPVCPSGGALGVGNPISATGLMKVIELFLQLRGEAGARQVPGNPRVGVAQAWGDLMQVGTVIVLRS; encoded by the coding sequence ATGGGATACAGAAAAGTGGCAGTTGTCGGAGCGGGAATCACAAAATTCGTACGACGCGCGCAGGAGACGGGCCCGGAGATGTCGTATCTTGCCTCCAAAATGGCCCTGGATCAGGCCGGGATGAAGCTGAAGGATGTAGAGATGATCACCATGGGGTCGGCCCCCGACGCCTTCGACGGCGTACATATGAAGGGCGAATATCTCCTCAGCGGCGCGGGCGGGAACAACAAGCAATATATTAGAAATTTCGTTGGCGGCGGCACCGGGGTCTTTGCCCCAGTACACGGATGGATGCACGTGGCTTCGGGCGCCTGCGACGTCTGCCTCGTGGTCTGCTCCGAGAAGATGTCGACCATCTATCCGCATCCGGCGGGTGCCTTTCTCACGATCTTCGATCATACCACGGAGCAGCCCCTGAAACCCACGCTGATATGGATATTCGCGCTGGAGATGCGGCGCTACATGGAGACCTACGGCATATCGAAGGCCGATATCGCCCGCGTGGCCGTAAAGAACAAGAACAACGCCCTGGACCATCCGTCGGCGCAGGTTGCCGAGGTGGTTACGATCGAGGACGTGCTCAATTCCGAGGTGCTGGCCGAACCGGTGAACAGGCTGGATATCAGCCCCGCTTCCGACGGCGCCGCGGCGATACTCCTGGTGAGCGAAGATGTGGCCAAGAGGCTCACCGATAAGCCGGTCTGGATCGACGGCGTGGGCTGGAATCTCGACACAGCCTACTGGGCGACCAAGGACCTCTGCTATCCAAGGTATGTGGAGAAGGCGGCGCGAATGGCCTACGACATGGCCGGCATAAAGGAACCACACAAGGAGATACAGGTGGCCGAACCCTACGATCCCTTCGATTACAAGGAGCTCCATCACATGGAGGGGCTGCTCCTCTGCGCCCGCGGCGACGCGGCGAGACTCACGGCGGAGGGCTACACCGCCCGTACCGGCAACCTTCCGGTCTGCCCCTCGGGGGGGGCCCTGGGCGTGGGGAATCCCATTTCGGCGACTGGGCTTATGAAGGTTATAGAGCTTTTCCTCCAGCTCAGAGGGGAGGCGGGGGCGCGCCAGGTGCCGGGAAATCCCAGGGTGGGCGTGGCCCAGGCCTGGGGCGACCTGATGCAGGTCGGTACTGTCATCGTATTGAGAAGTTAG
- a CDS encoding tetratricopeptide repeat protein, with amino-acid sequence MTNPAPIAIIAIISLTALLCPFCGQKDTGDIHEKETEKTWEEKISGKADVPKTEQGPGKKKKSTEQKPKSLHDRLEDLDKAIRENPRDPELYGERGTVRYLLGDYRGAVADHDAAIALNPGLADAYVRRGEAKNALKEYAGAIDDFNEAIRLKPRSAVAYFGRGYAKHMLERYNESIADYGLAIDLEKGYTKAYYNRGTVRFEARDYKGALEDFSRVIDLEPDDAFAYLRRGGVREKYGELREALEDYTKAIGLRPREAAAYYSRGKVRLRLKMDEEGCEDIRKAGSLGWKAASDGMSACHD; translated from the coding sequence ATGACTAATCCAGCACCAATAGCGATTATCGCCATTATATCGTTGACCGCATTGCTATGCCCCTTTTGCGGACAAAAGGATACAGGCGATATCCACGAAAAAGAAACGGAAAAAACATGGGAGGAAAAGATATCGGGGAAAGCGGATGTCCCGAAAACCGAGCAGGGGCCGGGGAAAAAGAAAAAAAGCACCGAGCAGAAACCGAAGAGCCTTCACGACAGGCTGGAGGATTTAGATAAAGCGATACGGGAAAACCCGCGCGATCCGGAGCTTTACGGCGAAAGGGGCACGGTCCGATACCTGCTCGGCGATTACCGGGGAGCGGTCGCGGATCACGACGCGGCCATAGCGTTAAACCCGGGACTCGCCGACGCGTATGTGCGCCGCGGCGAAGCGAAAAACGCGCTGAAGGAGTACGCCGGAGCCATAGACGACTTCAACGAGGCGATACGGCTGAAGCCGCGGTCCGCCGTGGCGTATTTCGGCAGGGGATACGCCAAACACATGCTGGAGCGATACAACGAGTCGATAGCCGACTACGGCCTTGCCATCGACCTTGAAAAGGGATATACGAAAGCGTATTACAACAGGGGTACGGTGAGGTTCGAGGCGCGCGATTACAAGGGAGCCCTGGAGGATTTCAGCAGGGTAATCGACCTGGAGCCGGATGACGCCTTCGCGTACCTGCGCAGGGGAGGCGTGAGGGAAAAATACGGGGAGCTCCGCGAGGCGCTGGAGGATTACACGAAGGCCATAGGTCTCCGCCCGCGTGAGGCGGCGGCCTATTACAGCCGGGGGAAAGTGAGGCTCAGGTTGAAGATGGATGAGGAGGGGTGTGAGGATATCAGGAAGGCCGGTTCGCTCGGCTGGAAGGCGGCATCGGACGGTATGAGCGCCTGTCATGACTGA
- a CDS encoding acetyl-CoA acetyltransferase, producing the protein MNERVAIIGIGVTGFTSVSPALSFKELTYSAAVKAYAEAGLHPREIDSFVTASEDFMEGYSIFDEYVPDQMGAVMRPVHTVTADFLQAFGIGCMMINTGMFRTIAVQAHSKASNVKTLNDVKSFALDPVYLRTLKENAEFIAGLEMRRFIDESGNTEEQCARVVVKNRKSALLNPQAAHGADLTVDDVLSSRPISTPLKHLDAAAPCDGSIMVVLAAEKEAKALCKNPVWVKGFAWFSGQGNVWCRNMAEADYARLASQKACRMAGITNLSKEIDFVEVCDEYSYKELQHLEALGIARKGEAGFLTETGETSIQGALPVNASGGSLGMGHAFEASGGMKVNEAVTQLRHQAGARQVKNARTGLVQSWRGIPTATGSVAILSNG; encoded by the coding sequence ATGAATGAGCGTGTCGCAATCATTGGAATAGGCGTAACGGGCTTTACATCCGTAAGCCCCGCCTTGTCCTTCAAGGAGCTTACGTACAGCGCGGCAGTCAAGGCGTACGCCGAAGCGGGACTGCATCCCAGGGAAATTGATTCTTTCGTCACGGCTTCCGAGGACTTCATGGAGGGCTACAGTATTTTCGACGAGTACGTTCCCGACCAGATGGGAGCGGTCATGCGCCCGGTGCACACGGTGACCGCGGATTTTCTCCAGGCCTTTGGGATAGGCTGCATGATGATCAACACCGGAATGTTCCGCACCATCGCCGTGCAGGCCCACAGCAAGGCGTCCAACGTCAAGACGTTGAATGATGTAAAATCATTCGCCCTTGACCCGGTCTACCTGAGGACGCTGAAGGAAAACGCCGAGTTTATCGCGGGCCTCGAAATGCGGCGGTTCATCGACGAGTCCGGCAACACCGAAGAGCAGTGCGCAAGGGTCGTGGTGAAAAACAGGAAGAGCGCGCTCCTTAATCCGCAGGCGGCCCACGGTGCCGATCTTACGGTGGATGACGTCCTTTCGTCCAGGCCAATATCGACGCCGCTCAAACACCTGGACGCGGCCGCGCCCTGTGACGGCTCCATCATGGTGGTACTGGCAGCCGAAAAGGAAGCGAAAGCGCTCTGCAAGAATCCCGTGTGGGTGAAAGGTTTCGCCTGGTTCTCCGGTCAGGGCAATGTATGGTGCCGGAACATGGCCGAGGCCGATTACGCGAGGCTGGCGTCACAGAAGGCCTGTCGGATGGCGGGAATAACCAACCTTTCGAAGGAAATCGATTTCGTCGAGGTCTGCGATGAATATTCCTATAAGGAGCTCCAGCACCTTGAGGCGCTGGGTATTGCCCGTAAGGGAGAGGCGGGCTTTCTGACGGAGACGGGGGAGACTTCGATACAGGGCGCCCTGCCGGTGAACGCCTCGGGCGGTTCCCTGGGCATGGGGCATGCCTTCGAGGCCAGCGGCGGCATGAAGGTCAACGAGGCGGTGACGCAACTGCGGCATCAGGCGGGAGCGCGTCAGGTGAAGAACGCGAGGACGGGCCTTGTTCAGTCCTGGCGCGGCATACCGACGGCCACCGGCTCGGTGGCGATCCTGTCGAACGGGTAA
- a CDS encoding ShlB/FhaC/HecB family hemolysin secretion/activation protein — protein MMIPALLAFPGVMEAALPESEEAIREIQRKRQEIEQRLRERERIEKKEREEGKEGERPAPADESGLRILVSEIELQNSGLLSEREKNGLLEPFMNREIGYNDINVLVGKITNTLIEKGYVTARVKVPLGQNLKSGKLVLTIINGYIEDIHPEKEGARRRMQVFSAFPFLEGKPLNINDLDYGIEKMNRLKSNNATMRIVPGAALGASGIVIYNAPGHPVHLEAGIDNLGQKTTGEYRKKLSLGLDNLASVNDLCLLTYTDGPDTDTREKYTRCYTMFMEFPLGYWTFSLMYSRSEYMQHIQGLGAPYKMAGNDGSGVFTIDRLLWRKKLDRVKGRMSLNLKEKETFIQDIKIDAQSDRLAIAQFGLVYNGYLGGGYFYWEACYDRGTRLFKASKDAPGMSADMPRAQFEKYKTSVFWNRPFFILGRGFAYSVNLSGQYGMDTLYNSEQLNIGDFYTVRGFKNHSAVGDRGYYVRNELSAHDFSGVWKRLRGLKFFTGFDYGYIIDKIGKKSDGGRGEASLAGVSAGVAYTGDFFDANLTYARKVSAPSFI, from the coding sequence ATGATGATACCGGCTCTTCTCGCGTTCCCCGGCGTTATGGAAGCGGCCTTGCCGGAAAGCGAGGAGGCCATCCGTGAAATACAGCGGAAGCGGCAGGAAATAGAACAACGATTGCGGGAACGGGAGCGAATTGAAAAGAAGGAGCGGGAAGAGGGAAAGGAGGGCGAGCGGCCCGCTCCCGCGGATGAAAGCGGGCTCCGCATCCTGGTAAGTGAGATCGAGCTTCAGAATTCCGGGCTGTTGAGCGAGAGGGAGAAAAACGGGCTTCTCGAGCCGTTTATGAACAGGGAGATCGGTTACAACGATATAAACGTCCTGGTGGGGAAGATAACGAATACCCTGATAGAGAAAGGATACGTCACCGCGCGGGTAAAGGTGCCCCTGGGGCAGAACCTTAAATCCGGGAAGCTCGTGCTTACCATAATCAACGGTTACATCGAGGACATCCATCCGGAAAAAGAGGGCGCGCGGAGAAGGATGCAGGTGTTTTCCGCGTTTCCGTTTCTTGAAGGGAAGCCGCTCAACATCAACGACCTCGATTACGGGATCGAAAAGATGAACAGGCTGAAGTCCAATAACGCCACCATGAGAATCGTGCCGGGCGCGGCGCTGGGGGCCTCCGGCATCGTCATCTATAACGCGCCGGGGCATCCGGTGCACCTCGAAGCGGGGATCGACAACCTGGGGCAGAAGACGACCGGGGAATACAGGAAGAAACTCTCCCTGGGGCTGGACAACCTGGCAAGCGTGAACGATCTGTGCCTTCTAACGTATACCGACGGGCCGGATACCGATACGCGCGAGAAATACACCCGCTGCTATACGATGTTCATGGAGTTCCCACTCGGGTACTGGACGTTTTCGCTCATGTACAGCCGTTCGGAATACATGCAGCACATACAGGGGCTCGGCGCCCCGTATAAGATGGCGGGTAACGACGGCAGCGGCGTTTTTACCATCGACAGGCTGCTCTGGAGGAAGAAGCTGGACAGGGTTAAAGGCAGGATGTCGCTCAACCTGAAGGAAAAGGAGACGTTCATCCAGGACATTAAAATCGACGCACAGAGCGACAGGCTCGCCATAGCACAGTTCGGCCTTGTCTATAACGGATACCTCGGCGGCGGCTATTTTTACTGGGAGGCCTGCTACGACAGGGGAACCCGGCTTTTCAAGGCGAGCAAAGACGCGCCCGGGATGTCGGCCGATATGCCGAGGGCGCAGTTTGAAAAATATAAAACGAGCGTATTCTGGAACCGCCCGTTCTTTATCCTGGGGCGGGGCTTCGCGTACTCCGTCAACCTGAGCGGGCAGTACGGCATGGATACCCTGTATAACTCCGAGCAGCTCAATATCGGGGATTTTTACACCGTGAGGGGCTTTAAAAATCACTCGGCGGTCGGTGACCGGGGGTATTATGTCCGGAACGAGCTGTCGGCGCATGATTTTTCGGGCGTATGGAAGCGTTTGAGAGGCCTTAAATTTTTTACCGGTTTCGATTACGGGTATATAATCGATAAAATCGGTAAAAAATCCGACGGCGGCCGCGGAGAGGCGAGCCTGGCGGGGGTATCGGCGGGAGTGGCGTATACCGGCGATTTTTTCGACGCGAACCTGACATACGCGCGAAAAGTGTCCGCTCCGTCTTTTATATAA
- a CDS encoding AMP-binding protein — translation MSEFREITIGGLLKETVSKYPDNRALVHPEFGINQSYRDFSASCVSVAKGFMALGVKKGDHVSVWTTNLPQWVYMQFGLGMIGAVLVTVNTNYKSHELEYILRQSDSTTLVLMDTYRDTSYFDTTNEVIPGLETQAPGKTASSKLPSLKNVVYIGDRPSTPGMFAFDGVVKMGEGVTDAALEERIASCDSHDVINMQYTSGTTGFPKGVMLTHYNIVNNARMVGDVMGLSEKDSLLIHVPLFHCFGCVMSTLNGVYHGSTMVVMEAFDPLASLKAIHTEKCTAINGVPTMFIAMLSHPDFDKYDTKSLRTGIMAGAPCPIEVMNQVRTRMHCPEVVIAFGQTECSPVMTMTRRDDPVELRVSTVGRLLPDIEGRIVNPDTGEDMPAGVQGEIVTRSACVMKGYYKMPDETANAVDSDGWLHTGDLGEVDENGYFKVTGRIKDMIIRGGENIYPRELEEFLYTNPKVSDVHVVGIPDKKYGEQVLAAIQLKEGMSATVEEFIEFCQGKIARHKIPKYWEFVNAFPMTASGKVQKYKLREMYSDKFAS, via the coding sequence ATGTCGGAGTTCAGGGAAATTACCATCGGTGGGCTGTTAAAGGAAACTGTCTCGAAGTATCCCGACAACCGGGCGCTGGTGCATCCGGAGTTCGGAATCAACCAGAGCTATCGCGATTTTTCGGCCTCGTGCGTTTCGGTAGCGAAGGGCTTTATGGCGCTCGGCGTTAAAAAAGGCGATCACGTTTCGGTGTGGACCACCAACCTTCCGCAGTGGGTCTACATGCAGTTTGGCCTGGGCATGATCGGCGCGGTGCTCGTGACGGTCAACACCAACTACAAGTCGCACGAGCTCGAATACATCCTGCGTCAGTCGGATTCGACCACGCTCGTGCTGATGGACACATACCGCGACACGAGTTATTTCGACACGACGAACGAGGTGATTCCCGGGCTGGAAACGCAGGCCCCCGGGAAGACCGCTTCGTCGAAGCTGCCGTCGCTCAAAAACGTCGTCTACATCGGCGATCGCCCGTCGACGCCGGGCATGTTCGCTTTCGACGGGGTGGTGAAGATGGGCGAAGGAGTTACGGACGCGGCGCTCGAGGAGCGGATTGCCTCGTGCGACAGCCACGACGTCATCAACATGCAGTACACCTCGGGGACGACGGGCTTCCCGAAGGGCGTCATGCTCACCCACTACAACATCGTCAACAACGCGCGCATGGTCGGCGACGTGATGGGCCTGTCGGAGAAGGACAGCCTGCTCATCCACGTGCCGCTCTTCCACTGCTTCGGCTGCGTGATGAGCACGCTCAACGGCGTGTATCACGGCTCGACTATGGTGGTGATGGAGGCCTTCGACCCGCTCGCGTCGCTGAAGGCGATCCACACGGAGAAGTGCACGGCGATAAACGGCGTGCCGACCATGTTTATCGCGATGCTCTCGCATCCCGATTTCGACAAGTACGATACGAAGTCGCTCCGTACCGGCATCATGGCGGGGGCGCCGTGCCCCATCGAGGTGATGAACCAGGTGCGCACCCGCATGCACTGCCCCGAGGTGGTCATCGCCTTCGGCCAGACCGAGTGCTCGCCGGTGATGACCATGACGCGCCGCGATGACCCGGTCGAGCTGCGCGTATCGACCGTCGGAAGGCTTTTGCCCGACATCGAGGGCAGGATCGTCAATCCCGACACGGGCGAGGACATGCCCGCCGGCGTGCAGGGCGAGATCGTGACCCGCAGCGCCTGCGTGATGAAGGGCTATTACAAGATGCCCGATGAAACGGCCAATGCCGTGGATTCCGACGGCTGGCTCCACACCGGCGACCTGGGCGAGGTGGACGAAAACGGCTACTTCAAGGTGACCGGGCGCATAAAAGACATGATCATCCGCGGCGGCGAGAACATCTACCCGCGCGAACTCGAGGAGTTCCTTTACACGAACCCCAAGGTGAGCGACGTGCACGTTGTGGGCATACCCGACAAGAAATACGGCGAGCAGGTTCTGGCGGCCATTCAGCTCAAAGAGGGGATGAGCGCGACCGTCGAGGAGTTCATCGAGTTCTGCCAGGGGAAGATAGCGCGCCACAAGATCCCGAAGTACTGGGAGTTCGTCAACGCCTTCCCGATGACGGCCAGCGGCAAGGTGCAGAAGTACAAGCTGCGCGAGATGTACTCGGATAAGTTTGCGTCGTAG
- a CDS encoding Zn-ribbon domain-containing OB-fold protein has protein sequence MKIDNVPVKGLSGGEYDKALKISWKPELKYAWDNGIAIGKYLRALKEGEILGALCEKCGRIMLPARSFCELCWRPTDEYLPVKDTGKVNTFAICHVNWDASRLGPDEPRHMPAVIEIDGASDGQGIMHLLGNVKPENVKIGMKVKAVWKPEKEREGSITDIKYFEPA, from the coding sequence ATGAAGATTGATAATGTACCCGTTAAAGGTCTTTCTGGAGGGGAATACGATAAGGCGCTGAAGATAAGCTGGAAGCCTGAACTGAAGTACGCCTGGGACAATGGCATTGCCATCGGGAAATACCTGAGGGCGCTCAAGGAGGGCGAAATCCTCGGCGCGTTGTGCGAAAAATGCGGAAGGATTATGCTGCCGGCCCGAAGCTTTTGCGAGCTCTGCTGGCGGCCGACCGACGAATACCTTCCGGTCAAGGATACCGGCAAGGTGAACACTTTCGCTATCTGTCACGTAAACTGGGATGCGAGTCGCCTGGGTCCCGACGAGCCCCGGCATATGCCGGCCGTCATCGAGATCGACGGCGCCTCGGACGGCCAGGGAATCATGCACCTTCTGGGCAACGTGAAACCCGAGAACGTGAAGATCGGCATGAAGGTGAAGGCGGTCTGGAAACCCGAAAAGGAAAGGGAAGGCTCCATCACCGATATCAAGTATTTTGAACCAGCGTAA
- a CDS encoding XRE family transcriptional regulator gives MNLGALLRQKRKDRKLTLKVVAEKAGISEGFLSQIENDVNSPSVDTLVNICSALGMEAGDLLNQARKQEKLVVVRRDDWDDADIPASGFVTRRFFPPENRRVVDSSVLLIEQNRSIPVRKNIKNSQEVLCVLHGSVELVLGEEHIALSEGDAVHYWSVPEKQMVTGRSKGRAAVLWVGTL, from the coding sequence ATGAATCTCGGCGCGCTGTTGCGGCAGAAACGAAAGGATCGCAAACTCACGCTCAAGGTGGTTGCGGAAAAGGCGGGCATCTCCGAGGGTTTCTTGAGCCAGATCGAGAACGACGTCAATTCGCCCTCGGTCGACACGCTTGTCAATATATGCAGTGCGCTTGGCATGGAAGCCGGCGATCTTCTCAACCAGGCACGCAAGCAGGAAAAGCTGGTGGTGGTGCGCAGGGACGACTGGGACGACGCGGACATTCCCGCGTCGGGTTTCGTTACCAGGCGATTCTTCCCGCCGGAGAACCGGCGGGTCGTAGACAGCTCTGTGCTGCTCATCGAGCAGAACAGGAGCATCCCGGTGAGGAAAAACATCAAGAACAGCCAGGAGGTTTTGTGCGTACTGCACGGTTCGGTCGAGCTTGTGCTCGGGGAGGAGCACATAGCCCTTTCGGAGGGCGACGCGGTGCATTACTGGTCGGTGCCGGAGAAACAGATGGTTACGGGCCGCTCGAAAGGGCGCGCGGCGGTATTATGGGTTGGGACATTGTGA